The DNA sequence tattaaaatttataaaaaattttaactcaaCCCAGTTCGAACCCGTAGTGAGCCAAATAGACctattttgacagctctaagattatttttaataaatgttattgTTTGATAGCTGATTGTTAAAATTCCTATGGTACTAGTGCTCTTGGCacatatttatattgaaatcatTTACTGATACagacaaaagtaaaataaaaatggtgTTTGACTCCATTATCAAGAGTGACGCAAAGGTTTTATTTGACAAATGGGAAACTGTAGACAAGGAGGACATGTCTACTCTTCCATTTACCCGAGTCAAAATAAGCAACTTGTTCTTTCTTTGGACCGAGTATCTCTAAATTACTTTGTTTATAGAAAAAGTTaactaatcattatttttaaataaaagttatatgtttttggtttttcttGTTTCGTAACAGgtttatctttttcatgttttatttatttattttctttgttttataatttttggagGTTATGCTAGTTTGTAGTCATCCATAACTACTCATAACTTTTCTCTTGATGATCCATCATAGTAAATTCTGGTTCTAGTTCCCTCCCAATGCCCTACCACATTTTTCTAACTAGAAATTGGTTAATTCCAACTATCTCCACCGAAAGCAACAAAATGAACTTGTCATTAAGGTCCACAAATCTAACTTGTCTGGTTCTTTTTTTAAgggtgtcttttttttttttttgttattggtGTCATTCACTCTTATCAGATCTCAGAGCATATTGATGAATATTTCTATACCCAAACTAAAGCCAGTGTCTTCAACTTTGTACTGATCTTCGCAATCTGTCCCTTGACAACTACATCATGCATGACTACTTAAATAGCATCAAGTCCATTGTCGATGAATTGGCTGACATTGATTGCAATTCGTCTTGCTGAATACGTTGATGCTATATTTCAGTGTCTTTCTTTTGATTATGTTACTATCATTTCTgtgattgaaaataaatttgaaacacCTTCTTTTACTTAAGTGAGGCTTTTTTTAACTagattttagaaagaaattaacaTGTCCCGTCATGATAGAATTTGCTAAATTTACTGTTTAGTACCGTTCTAATTTGCTCGACACTAGTATTTAGAAGCTAAATGATCTTTTCTTTAAGTATTATATTTCacctttataattattttgataattttctaatattttaattaatgattttagtTTACTTGTTCCGATATTCAATAAATCTCATTTAGGAGTCGAggttcaataaatttaaatattttttttttctttattcttttatgtgttttttaaaaacaaaaccatGATAGAGTTCTACGTTTTAAAATGGACAATATATCAAAAAACACAGTGATTGTTTCTAACAATACTGTCAGACGGATTTGGATCAGATCAAAACATTGATGTTGTTTGTCAGGATGACAACTCCCTTTATCCTCGATTGAAGGATTTGTTCTGTTATATCCACTAAATATCACATCACTTAGAATTGAGTTAAATATATCTAGTTGATCATATCAATGttgcataatttaaatactcCTTGAATCGAGTCAGAATCGAGTCAGAACAATTATGATAATacgtaaataaaaatttaaatgttttgaaaaagGTATTTAGtgtaataacattaaaaatgaattttactaTTTTGCAAGAATAATTAACtacaaaaaatgattttttactaattctccaataatttgcaaaaaaatgacaaaaaaaagataaatttatgattttttcataacaaaagaGTTACATATTTACTAAATTATACGTTTGTTGattgaatatataataaataaataaatagaattactgtttatttaaatattttaaaattattttttatttaacctcAACAATTTAGTATTAAgtcatttaatattaatttttttcttgaataaattttcaaatttgaatctaTGTAAAAGATATTACTGACGGCAAAGAAAAATTACTCGAAGAAAATACCTTTAAATTTCTAGatatttatctaaaatatataattaaaattaaaagttttttatatttaacagcgatatatatatatatatatatatatatatataatgaattataactttattaatttcaattttattaattttaatattaatttatatttaactagTTCTCTTTCTAAAAattacacaataaaaaattattaaatactaattaaacttaaaaataaaaaataatttatcattatattaactatattatatatcattttaaaaattaaaaattattatttaaaataatctatattattaataaaaatattgattaattcataaattaaagtCTAATTTAATCTCTAACAAGAACacaaaaattttaactatttattattattaattttaaattagtccCTCAaattcgttattttttttatattttgttaccgatatatgttttgttgtaaatgttgaaaggaaaaaaatatagtaattttaGAGATTATATTCAGTGAAACGGTTTCTCATCATTCTTCACTGTTATAATCTATTACTCATATTTTTTACTATCCACCAACCCATTCctaatatgattttaaaattgtagAATTCAACAAAACAATTCAAACACGAAactacattttataatttttaaatactattaaaaagactaaaagCTATCTTTTGTTCAAACCTATCTAAATAACTGTTTTATGTTAAAATCTAAATGGTCAGAAGTGACAAACCAAAACAAATTTAGAAGACAAAATAAATAgattgaattattaaaaaaagaaaagaaaaactaaaccgagtttaaaaaatgagataaatGACAAAAATTACTGCCAGCTCAGGttcataaatacataaaaaagttAGTTCCAGTCAACAGAGTTCCTCTAAATACTTCACATGTGATGTAACCCAACCACCCAATCTTTTCTTGCTGAATCCGTTGCCAAAGTTGAATAACAGTTTCTCTAAGTTCCTGATCATGGCGTCCAATGGAGAAAATCTTGCTCAGAAAAACCAAGTGGTGGTGGTTCTGATACCTTTCCCTGCACAAGGCCATCTGAATCAGCTTATGCACCTCTCAAACCTTATCTCATCACACAACATACCAGTTCATTATGTTTCCACCGTCACTCACATCCGCCAAGCCACACTTCGACATCACCAATCCTTTTCTAACATTCATTTCCATGCCTTTGATGTTCCACCCTTCGATTCCCCTTCTCCCGACCCAGAAAGCGGTTTCCCATCTCATCTAATTCCCTCCCTTGAGGCCTCTATGCATCTTCGAGACCCTGTGAGGAACCTCCTTCAATCCCTCTCCGCTGAAGCCAAAAGGATTATAGTCATCCGTGACTCTGCCATGGCTTCAGTGGCACAAGATGCCACAAACATGCCTAATGTTGAGAATTACTCTTTTCAATGCACATGCGCCTTTAGCGTCTACGTTTACCATTGGGACAGAATGGGAAGGCCTCCGGTTGAAGCCATGCACGCCCTTAAAATTCCTTCTCTGGAAGGATGCTTCCCAACCCAATTCTTGGATTTCCTTATTGCACAAAGAGATCTCCTCAAATTCAGTGACGGAACCATCTACAACACAAGCAGAGAGATTGATGGTGATTACATTGAGTTGATGGAGGGTATCACTGGTAAGAAGATTTGGGCACTGGGACCGTTCAACCCTTTAGCCGTTGAGAAGAAAGATTCAAAAGGAAGGCACTTATGCATGGAGTGGCTTGATAAACAAGAGCCAAATTCAGTGATATATGTGTCTTTTGGGACAACAACAACTTTCAAAGTGGAACAGATCCAAGAGGTTGCAACTGGGTTGGAACAAAGCAAGCAGAAGTTCATCTGGGTGTTGAGAGATGCTGATAAAGGGGACATCTTTGATGAAAAAGAAGCAAAAAGACATGATCTTCCAAATGGGTTCGAGGAGAGAGTGAAAGGAATGGGGGTGGTTGTGAGGGATTGGGCACCCCAATTGGAAATTCTGAGCCACCCTTCAACAGGGGGGTTTATGAGTCACTGTGGATGGAACTCGTGCTTGGAGAGCATAACCATGGGAGTGCCAATAGCAACATGGCCCATGCACTCTGACCAACCAAGAAACGCAGCTTTGATAACAGAGGTTCTGAAGGTTGGTTTGGTTGTGAAGGATTGGTCACAGAGGAATTCGGTGGTGAGTGCTTCAGATGTTGAGAATGGTGTGAGAAGGTTGATGCAAACAAAGGAAGGTGATGAAATGAGAGAGAGAGCAGCGAGGCTTAAAAATGGCATCCGTAACTCCACTGAAGAAGGTGGAGTTTCTCGCATGGAAATGGAATCTTTCATTGCTCACATCACCAAATAATCTTATCAGTTTCTATTTGTGTGATTCGTACTTCAATGTATCAGAATTTTACAAACAGTCGATGAAGATAACCCAAACTAAGTTTGGCATGAATATTTCTCTTTCTCAAGACATTACCTAGCAATGTTTTAGGATGAATATGCATACTTGTTGTAGAGTAATTCCAGTTTTATAGAAACAATACTGTTTTTGTTCATGAGTTTGCAAGTTCTGTTTCTTAATTATTGATTGAAAGGGTCATTTCTTAGTTATTGATTGAAAAGAAGGATGCAATaagtattaatttaaaatgaagaaatatcTAAAATACCTATTGAATTTCTCGAGGGAAGATCTAGAAAGTTTTTATCATTGATGGGtggaaaaaattatatagtggagttttaattaaagaaattagaCAAGTTCCTAGATCTTTCTTTTACTTCTCACCTTATTGTACTTGATTTTAACTCGAGAGTTTTTGTCTAAAAATGATAGAGTTCAGAGATAAAAAGCAATGAATATATTATcttctaatttttctttcttgcacAAAAAAAATAGTGCCTTTGTATGAAAGCATTGTTTGGCTTTGAAGGTGTTTAGGAGATTGTTCAAAAAGGTTGTGAAGAGCCTCGAGATGAACATAAACTATGGATGAGATGGAGACTTtgttaaaaacatgaaaaatggaTCAATAAGTCCTTATTCTCATTCATTAATGTTTGGATAACTACATGTTTGAGAAGATTGTTTCTACTACTTGAAAGGAAGCTTGAGAGATTGTCAAAAACTCATCAAGAAGATAAGGTTTGAATCATTAAAAAGTGACTTTTAAGCTTTGAAGATGACGAAATCTGAATCAATTTCAGATTATTGCTTAATAGTAAAGGCGATTGTTAATCAATTGATCAAGAATGGTGATGAAATAGAAGATATTCGAGTGATAGAGAATATCCTTTGTTCCTTGACTCCAAAGTTCAATTATGTGGTATGTGCGATTGAAGAATCAAAAAGATATTGACTTCATGATTCTTGAAGAATTGGAAGGTTCTTGAATGGCTCatgaagaaagaatgaaaaggaGACAAGAATATCAATTTGAGCAAGCCCTAACCTTGTGTTTAgatgaagcatttcaacaatgcttagaaattgaaatgctttacatttgaattgcttgtaattaaattccattcattttttaaataatttgtttggataaggaaattaaaataccttacatttcaatttcttgcttggaagaaaaaattgaatttattgtgagataaaatttaattttaacaataattattttagacttgattatgttttgagttcatgataaatttggaaactcGACGATCAAGAAGGGCCCGACGACACGGACGAgtccgacgacctagacgggctgacgacctggacgggtTTGACGACTTGGATGGGCCTTCCAAACCGTCGggctcgtttgggtcgtcgggctcgtccggatAGTTTGACCTGTCCgagtcgtcaggcccgtctATGTCGTTGGGACCGTCCATGTCGTTGGGTTCGTCTGGATCGTCGTGGTTGACGGTTTGGAAGGGtacatccgggtcgtcgggcccgaaGGTTTGGAagggcctgtccgggtcgtcaAGCTTATTTGGGTCGTCGGACCCAtttggatcgtcgggcccgttctggTCGTCGGACTTGTTTGGATTGTCGGGCCCGTTAGATCATTGGTCTTGTCCGGATAGTTTGTCCTGTTCGAGTCATCGGGCCATTCTGGTAATAAGGCTCGTTCAGGTCATCGGGTCCGTCCGGGTCGACGGACAGGCCGTCTGGATCACGAGCCCATTCAGGTCGTCAAACCCATCTGGGTCTTCCGGCCCGTTTGACCCGTCTGGATTGTCGAGCTCATTCGGGTCGTCAGACCCTTCTGAATCGTCAGCCCCGTTTGTGTCATCGGGCCTACCAAAGAGTttagaatgtgaggttgagtgagaagaatttcaaattccacctattttgagggtatttgaatttctactaatttaactaattgaaatccctcaaaaaaaatgcttgcatttgaaatgctttttaatttgtGTATCCAAACAAAGCTTTTCATTACAAAGCAATCTAATTTCttcaagaaaaatgaattacttcattaaaatactctatccaaacacactctaagTGTCTTTGAAGAATAATGGAGGATttagaagtcaatgaggacatGGACGAGGAAGAGGATGGTCGTGGaaaatggtgaaaaaaaaatgctcaTGCACATGGAGAAAGAAGAAATGCAAACAATGATTcaaataatgaagaaaaaagttattcatCATCAAGAGTTTGTGGAAGAGTAAGAGGAAGAAGTTATGGTTATTTTCAAGATGAAATAATGTATGTGAGCAGTCAAGTCTATCTAATTTGTACATGCCAATATATATGGACTAATCTACCCACTTTcgttcaattaaaatttttttactatcCATTGATGATTTCAGTAGAAAAACAATGGTATACTTTCTTGGACAAaagtaagattttttttctttcaagaatTTTTAGGCTCTAGTTGAAAAAGAGAGTGACTCTGAAATCAAAGCTTTGAAAATTGATCGAGAAGGAGAATTCATTTTAAGggatttcaatatttttgtaCAACTCATGAAATTTGTCATTCATTGATTGTTCACAACAAAATGAAGTAGTCGAGAGAAAAAATAGAATCATTCTCAACAAAGCTagaaacatgttaaaatataaaaatatgcaGAAAGATTTTTAGGCTGAAGTTGTTTCCCGTGTGGTCTATTTTTCTAATCATTCCCCAACATTTAATCTCAAAAGACAAACTCATCAAGAAGCATGGAGTGGAAGGAAGTCTagtgttaattatttatgcatCTTTGAGAGCATAGCATATCCCATGTACCGATACAAGAAAGATCTAAGCTTGATTACCGAAGTGTCAAGCATGTCTTCATTAATGTTACAAATAATACACTTCGAGCAATGGTAAAGTAGTGGTAAGTCGTGATGTTGAGTTTGATGAAGAAGCTACGTGGAATTGGGAGGGTCAAGAGGAAAAGGCTTACAAATTTCTTCCATATCTTGGAGAAGGACTTGATCGAGAAACTACAATTCAAGATGTCACTCCTTCTCGTTCACCCCTCCATCACCTACATCTCATGCATAAGAAGAAAATATGGGTGAAAGACCAAGAAGGACACGAGATATATGTGAAATCTATGAAAGGTATGATGAAGTCATTGTAATCTTGaagaattatattttcttcaaatGGATTGTAAGGAATTGGATTTTGAGGAAGATGTGAAAGATAAAAGGTGGGCATGGAAGAAGAGATCAATTCAATCAAGAAAAATGATAATTGAGAATTGACAACTCTTCcaaaaagaaatgaagaaattagagtAAAATGGATGTACAAGGCAAAGAAGAAGAATATCGATAGAGAGGTGGAAAGACACAAAGCACAACTTTATTGTAAAAGGCTACAAGCAAAAGCATGGAGTAGACTATGATAAAGTTTATGCACTTATCAATCACATACTTAATAAGTCCATAAAACACTAGCaaaaaattctatattttattatcgaaGCAAACATATAAgcatgaaatataattttataagtgaATCAATTACTACAAAGGAAATAGAGATTAAGTATGTCAagaatcaattttatatatttccatAAAATCACTAAAGTTTGAGGAGATTCAAATATTAAGaacaaatatttatgtaaaaaaagaaaaatttaaattaagcgggaaaaatgttattaaaatttaaaataaagaaatatttttaaattttttcatgtttaaatttgaatcttttaattaattttttctatgattCTTGTTTAAACGATGAAGAGATACAAattgtaaaactaaaaaaatataaaaaatattgtatcaGTATAGATTAAATAGacattaacttaaataaatgttaaaaataaattacaccagtatctattattgaaaataaataaaattaaaattaacttataaatgTTAACTCTAATTtgcataaatataaatattagaattaaaCAATGAACACTAACGCAAGCtttgataaatattattataaactaaaattcaaataaatattaaaataaattacattaacatgaactaaatcaaaattaactagaa is a window from the Vigna unguiculata cultivar IT97K-499-35 chromosome 7, ASM411807v1, whole genome shotgun sequence genome containing:
- the LOC114190115 gene encoding sericin-1-like produces the protein MSLGPSMSLGSSGSSWLTVWKGTSGSSGPKVWKGLSGSSSLFGSSDPFGSSGPFWSSDLFGLSGPLDHWSCPDSLSCSSHRAILVIRLVQVIGSVRVDGQAVWITSPFRSSNPSGSSGPFDPSGLSSSFGSSDPSESSAPFVSSGLPKSLECEVE
- the LOC114189896 gene encoding zeatin O-glucosyltransferase-like, encoding MASNGENLAQKNQVVVVLIPFPAQGHLNQLMHLSNLISSHNIPVHYVSTVTHIRQATLRHHQSFSNIHFHAFDVPPFDSPSPDPESGFPSHLIPSLEASMHLRDPVRNLLQSLSAEAKRIIVIRDSAMASVAQDATNMPNVENYSFQCTCAFSVYVYHWDRMGRPPVEAMHALKIPSLEGCFPTQFLDFLIAQRDLLKFSDGTIYNTSREIDGDYIELMEGITGKKIWALGPFNPLAVEKKDSKGRHLCMEWLDKQEPNSVIYVSFGTTTTFKVEQIQEVATGLEQSKQKFIWVLRDADKGDIFDEKEAKRHDLPNGFEERVKGMGVVVRDWAPQLEILSHPSTGGFMSHCGWNSCLESITMGVPIATWPMHSDQPRNAALITEVLKVGLVVKDWSQRNSVVSASDVENGVRRLMQTKEGDEMRERAARLKNGIRNSTEEGGVSRMEMESFIAHITK